One Effusibacillus pohliae DSM 22757 DNA segment encodes these proteins:
- a CDS encoding kanamycin nucleotidyltransferase C-terminal domain-containing protein: MQHGDRIKVVRGIHIRVQHAYKNSILFGGVYGSTAIGRDTEFSDIEMMYVVKEGGPQADKTFLYRGIPIEVNLLPIARIHRRLAEPDLQLPWLMGNLAALQLLAGEEKQRRELLDTYSRLPDAAIARFFLAHGAEIAYESFNKIRSLPRRGNTRERELFVYEVVREIALALALLNRRPITRGYYAAVKESYEFPHIPEAYRELTETFIRAEEVKEAIEAGQNLLASYERFLQERGICVPRVETLDEVAW, translated from the coding sequence ATGCAGCACGGTGACCGGATCAAAGTGGTACGCGGTATCCATATTCGCGTGCAGCATGCGTACAAAAATTCGATTCTGTTCGGCGGGGTCTACGGTTCGACAGCGATCGGCCGCGACACGGAGTTTTCCGACATCGAGATGATGTATGTGGTAAAAGAAGGCGGCCCGCAGGCGGATAAAACGTTTCTCTACCGGGGAATCCCGATCGAAGTGAATCTGCTTCCCATCGCACGGATCCACCGGCGCCTGGCCGAGCCCGACCTGCAACTGCCGTGGCTGATGGGAAACTTGGCTGCGTTGCAGTTGTTGGCCGGAGAAGAAAAACAGCGCCGGGAACTGCTCGATACGTACAGCCGTTTGCCGGATGCGGCGATCGCCCGATTTTTCCTCGCGCATGGGGCGGAAATCGCGTACGAATCATTCAACAAAATCCGCTCGCTCCCGCGCCGCGGCAACACACGGGAACGGGAACTGTTCGTGTACGAAGTGGTGCGGGAGATCGCGCTCGCGCTGGCGCTGCTCAACAGACGACCGATCACGCGCGGCTATTACGCGGCTGTCAAGGAAAGTTACGAGTTTCCGCACATTCCCGAAGCTTACAGGGAGTTGACGGAAACGTTCATCCGGGCGGAAGAGGTGAAAGAAGCGATCGAAGCGGGGCAGAATCTGCTGGCGAGCTATGAACGGTTTTTGCAGGAAAGGGGAATTTGCGTTCCACGCGTCGAAACATTGGATGAGGTAGCGTGGTAA
- a CDS encoding DUF3055 domain-containing protein — MADRIFMYDQKEKTDTRYVGFVGDSGRFDLMIVTTAHFYGKKVVICLQTSRAAILDQKDAANAGYLAEAFALPTEAEAQELSEFLLANI; from the coding sequence ATGGCAGACCGCATTTTCATGTACGACCAGAAAGAAAAAACGGACACCCGCTATGTCGGCTTTGTCGGAGATTCCGGCCGGTTTGATTTGATGATCGTAACGACCGCCCATTTTTACGGAAAAAAAGTGGTGATCTGCCTGCAGACAAGCCGGGCGGCGATCCTCGACCAAAAAGATGCGGCCAATGCAGGGTATTTGGCGGAAGCGTTCGCCCTCCCGACCGAAGCAGAAGCGCAGGAGTTGTCCGAATTCCTGCTTGCCAACATCTGA
- a CDS encoding site-2 protease family protein yields the protein MSERKEGNGYWKTAGGIGALLAALSGKLKFLLPLLKLGKAGGTIWSMALMVGAYALIYPWTFAVGIVVMLFFHEMGHVWAAGRKGLPVSAPAFIPFLGALITLKKQPADAKTEAYVAFGGPLVGSIAALLAFLAAKLTGYRPLYAIAQVGFFLNLINLLPIHPLDGGRIVTAISRWLWAVGLIGGLVIILYLKAVVFLFFWALFAWELYQKFVREAPAERKQVVKWTVDAAVFDEAGILIPAEEHRRELPFVQYCTLADQQHICAVDYPGIGKIGEFPFGAGRIEQVELFRTIRQRESVTFLVRVAYTADARYAAIREEEYYRVSAKTRIVYGLAYFGLAAVLGWLMYETAMTIPKPPLTG from the coding sequence TTGAGCGAACGGAAAGAAGGAAACGGCTACTGGAAGACAGCCGGCGGCATCGGAGCGCTGCTGGCCGCGCTGAGCGGAAAACTGAAATTTCTGCTGCCCTTGTTGAAGCTCGGCAAAGCGGGCGGTACCATCTGGAGCATGGCTTTGATGGTGGGAGCTTACGCTTTGATCTATCCGTGGACGTTTGCCGTAGGGATCGTCGTGATGCTGTTTTTTCATGAGATGGGACATGTGTGGGCGGCCGGACGCAAAGGGTTGCCCGTTTCCGCACCGGCGTTCATCCCTTTTCTGGGAGCGCTGATCACCTTGAAAAAACAGCCGGCCGACGCGAAGACGGAAGCGTACGTCGCATTCGGCGGCCCGCTGGTGGGAAGCATCGCCGCATTACTCGCCTTCCTGGCAGCCAAGCTGACCGGATACCGGCCGCTGTACGCGATTGCGCAGGTTGGATTTTTTCTCAATCTGATCAATCTGCTGCCGATCCACCCGCTCGACGGAGGCCGCATCGTCACCGCGATCTCCCGCTGGCTGTGGGCGGTCGGGCTGATCGGTGGGCTGGTTATCATTCTCTATCTGAAGGCGGTGGTGTTCCTGTTTTTCTGGGCGCTGTTCGCCTGGGAACTGTACCAAAAATTTGTCCGCGAGGCACCGGCAGAACGGAAGCAGGTTGTGAAATGGACGGTGGACGCGGCCGTTTTTGACGAAGCGGGCATCCTGATCCCTGCTGAAGAGCACCGGAGGGAGCTGCCGTTTGTCCAATATTGCACGCTTGCCGATCAGCAGCACATCTGTGCCGTCGACTACCCGGGAATCGGCAAAATCGGGGAGTTTCCGTTTGGTGCAGGACGCATCGAGCAGGTGGAGTTGTTTAGGACGATCCGACAGAGGGAATCGGTGACGTTTCTCGTGCGGGTGGCCTACACGGCTGATGCCCGGTATGCTGCGATCCGGGAAGAGGAATATTATCGGGTGTCCGCGAAAACGCGAATCGTCTACGGACTTGCCTATTTTGGCTTGGCGGCGGTGCTCGGCTGGCTGATGTATGAAACGGCGATGACGATACCCAAACCTCCGTTAACCGGCTAA
- the spoIIP gene encoding stage II sporulation protein P, producing the protein MNRHPRQRPFRSMTVHVGTGQIRTVVITMCVAVAVLLILISAVAVQLLAVGNQNSVAMRLLHSVSNQSLSSIMRQEIPMYVSSDPNLDAAKEKRSHWSAMLFYLFSDIDVGQPVTMLGGQIPAMAVSNFEPLTKDHQEPPGEDKLPPQNGNPDQPPAPQPPPQPVQTDGKPLVYIYHTHNRESFLPELKGITDFDAAYDRDKNITLVGERLQKSLKEKGVAAIQTKNDYWFKGKDENEYDLSRKTVQDILKKYDSVKMLFDIHRDSFDRDKTTFKWNGQDVARVSFIIGGSNPNWQQNSQFALKLHNRLEQLYPGLSRGVHKKLPNPAYDTKYNQDLSPNAVLIEIGGPQNSLEEAYRAADLLANVIAELAKEDQAK; encoded by the coding sequence ATGAACCGTCATCCCAGGCAGAGACCGTTCCGGTCGATGACCGTGCATGTCGGAACCGGGCAAATCCGCACTGTCGTCATCACGATGTGCGTGGCGGTCGCCGTTTTGTTGATTTTGATAAGCGCCGTGGCGGTGCAGTTGCTGGCAGTGGGCAATCAGAATTCGGTTGCCATGCGGCTGCTTCATTCAGTCAGCAACCAGTCGCTCAGCTCGATCATGCGGCAGGAGATTCCGATGTATGTGTCGTCCGACCCGAACCTCGATGCAGCGAAAGAGAAGCGCTCCCATTGGTCGGCGATGCTGTTTTATCTGTTTTCCGACATTGATGTGGGGCAGCCGGTGACGATGCTGGGCGGACAGATCCCGGCGATGGCGGTCAGCAACTTCGAGCCGCTGACGAAAGACCATCAGGAACCTCCCGGTGAAGACAAACTGCCGCCGCAAAACGGCAACCCGGACCAGCCTCCCGCGCCGCAACCGCCGCCGCAGCCGGTGCAAACGGACGGCAAGCCGCTTGTCTACATTTACCATACGCACAACCGGGAATCGTTTTTGCCCGAACTGAAAGGCATCACCGACTTTGACGCCGCGTACGATCGCGACAAAAACATCACGCTGGTCGGCGAACGTCTGCAGAAATCGCTGAAAGAAAAAGGAGTGGCGGCTATTCAGACGAAAAACGATTACTGGTTCAAAGGCAAGGATGAGAATGAATACGATTTGTCGCGGAAAACAGTGCAGGACATCCTGAAAAAATACGACAGCGTGAAAATGCTGTTTGACATCCACCGGGATTCGTTCGACCGAGACAAGACAACATTCAAATGGAACGGTCAGGATGTCGCCAGAGTGTCGTTTATCATCGGCGGTTCCAACCCGAACTGGCAGCAGAACTCGCAGTTTGCCCTGAAGCTTCATAACCGGCTGGAGCAGCTGTATCCGGGCCTGTCGCGCGGCGTGCACAAGAAACTGCCGAATCCCGCCTACGACACGAAATACAATCAAGACCTCTCACCGAATGCGGTTCTGATCGAAATCGGCGGCCCGCAAAACAGTTTAGAAGAGGCGTACCGCGCAGCCGATCTGCTGGCAAATGTGATCGCCGAACTGGCAAAAGAAGATCAGGCCAAATAG
- a CDS encoding copper resistance protein CopC: MKRLKIWWMGFLLALCIAPSAAFAHANLLTMTPHNGQVVPASPEEIALEFSEPLEPDLIDLKMYDWNARPIQLDGPKLTPGKASRMYAKLPRLEEGTYTVVWSVVSEDGHPVNGSYAFSVGSVSPGETAPIGENSLDQKKFLLIALRYLVEASILLASGLAWLAWFGKRFGLPSFAQLAGRGWRLGWLLLVGGLIGEWFVYSATLPGGGLTSQLLAGKWKLLGQSPFAGMVLAQLVLLCLLAIPRMVEGWYLFIWLLLAGSLAFGGHAWGIEPLWLAFLLRIVHLLTIAIWLGGLGCLLLALRWEWTSGQPIDRAAFRPFFARVASFAAGAILLTGVGMAAIQTDWTSLVQRGGAWGNLLLVKIGLIASMLLLALNQTRRWKRDGRTLSQSLLRWETAAGMLALLAGVWMSQIAYPLPVKSYSETLQADRLQAVVQISQLQLGWQTMTIRLPDTAAGMEPKQVQVELNMTEMDMGLEPIPARKLDKGSYQADLPFTMSGKWTFVIDAEYPDGRHIRWTDTVFIPGGGE; encoded by the coding sequence ATGAAACGTTTGAAGATCTGGTGGATGGGCTTCCTGTTGGCGTTGTGCATCGCTCCGTCAGCCGCTTTTGCGCATGCGAACCTATTGACGATGACGCCCCATAATGGACAAGTCGTCCCCGCCAGCCCGGAAGAAATCGCTTTGGAGTTCAGCGAACCGCTGGAACCGGATTTGATCGATCTCAAAATGTACGACTGGAATGCGCGGCCCATCCAGCTTGACGGGCCCAAATTGACACCGGGCAAAGCGTCCCGGATGTACGCGAAACTTCCCCGGTTGGAGGAAGGGACATATACCGTCGTCTGGAGCGTCGTTTCGGAAGACGGCCATCCGGTCAACGGCTCCTACGCTTTTTCAGTGGGCAGCGTTTCGCCGGGCGAAACGGCGCCGATCGGCGAGAACTCGCTCGATCAAAAGAAATTTTTGCTGATCGCTCTCCGGTACCTGGTGGAAGCAAGCATCCTGCTGGCAAGCGGTCTGGCCTGGCTTGCCTGGTTTGGGAAGCGATTCGGTTTGCCGAGTTTTGCGCAACTAGCGGGACGCGGGTGGCGACTCGGCTGGCTGCTGTTGGTTGGCGGTTTGATCGGCGAATGGTTCGTGTATTCGGCAACCTTGCCGGGGGGCGGTCTGACATCGCAGCTGCTGGCTGGCAAGTGGAAACTGCTCGGCCAATCCCCGTTTGCCGGGATGGTGCTTGCGCAGTTGGTGCTGCTCTGCTTGCTGGCGATCCCCCGGATGGTGGAAGGCTGGTACCTGTTCATTTGGCTGCTGCTTGCGGGCAGTCTGGCGTTTGGCGGCCACGCATGGGGGATTGAACCGCTGTGGCTCGCTTTCCTGCTGCGAATCGTGCACTTGCTGACGATTGCCATTTGGCTGGGAGGACTTGGCTGTTTGCTGCTCGCTTTGCGCTGGGAATGGACCAGCGGGCAGCCGATCGACCGGGCCGCTTTCCGGCCGTTTTTTGCACGCGTTGCCTCATTTGCGGCAGGCGCGATACTGCTGACCGGAGTTGGCATGGCGGCGATCCAGACCGATTGGACATCGCTTGTGCAGCGGGGCGGCGCGTGGGGAAACCTGCTGCTTGTCAAAATCGGCCTGATCGCAAGCATGCTCCTGTTGGCGCTGAACCAGACCCGCCGATGGAAACGGGACGGTCGCACATTGTCACAGAGTTTGTTGCGCTGGGAAACGGCGGCCGGTATGCTGGCGCTCCTGGCTGGCGTGTGGATGAGCCAGATCGCCTATCCGCTGCCGGTCAAAAGCTATTCGGAAACACTGCAGGCGGATCGGCTGCAGGCTGTCGTGCAGATTTCCCAATTGCAGCTCGGCTGGCAGACGATGACGATCCGCCTGCCGGATACGGCGGCCGGCATGGAACCGAAGCAGGTGCAGGTGGAACTGAATATGACCGAAATGGATATGGGGCTGGAACCGATCCCGGCCCGTAAACTCGACAAAGGATCCTACCAGGCGGATCTGCCGTTTACCATGTCGGGAAAGTGGACGTTTGTGATCGATGCCGAGTATCCGGATGGCAGGCACATCCGATGGACGGATACGGTGTTCATACCAGGCGGGGGCGAATAA
- a CDS encoding TIGR03943 family putative permease subunit, whose protein sequence is MRRIRLDMGRLAQALILFGFCVFLIKLFQTGEIHKLVSPTMAVLLLITLGVLIVMTIYAAITVFHAADYCSHAHGHSHHHHEHEHRSGPRKSWIVFLVPVLLGLAVPTQSLGSSMLNSGLYTTQPARPPALIENKQTDPGVSPAVPQQQTAAGSSAASDKVDLSKVPKAEVKGMPLPPKPAPGSRLPLIELESNILLAPEYYFNQRFRFQGLVYHPPGWPDNRLILMRFVMVHCAADTVPLGITVEMKDAAKYPNDTWLEIDGTLSARKWPEIDRVPPVSWYYGYELKPVLIAHSAQKIPEPKDPYEYPPSINLAGGGK, encoded by the coding sequence ATGAGGCGGATTCGGTTGGATATGGGACGACTTGCACAGGCGTTGATCCTGTTCGGCTTCTGCGTGTTTCTGATCAAGCTGTTTCAAACGGGGGAGATCCACAAATTGGTGTCCCCGACTATGGCGGTCTTGCTGCTGATCACACTCGGCGTTCTGATCGTCATGACTATTTATGCGGCGATCACTGTGTTTCATGCGGCAGACTACTGCAGCCACGCGCACGGCCATTCACATCACCACCATGAACATGAGCACCGATCCGGGCCGCGCAAAAGCTGGATTGTTTTCCTGGTACCGGTGTTGTTGGGGCTGGCTGTTCCGACGCAGTCGCTCGGCAGCTCGATGCTGAACAGCGGCCTGTACACAACCCAGCCGGCAAGACCTCCGGCCCTGATCGAGAACAAGCAGACCGATCCGGGCGTCTCCCCGGCGGTGCCGCAGCAGCAGACTGCAGCCGGCAGCTCTGCGGCAAGCGACAAGGTGGACTTGAGCAAAGTGCCGAAAGCGGAGGTCAAGGGAATGCCGCTACCGCCCAAACCGGCACCCGGCTCCCGCTTGCCGTTGATCGAACTGGAGAGCAACATCCTGCTTGCACCGGAGTATTATTTCAACCAGCGTTTTCGGTTTCAGGGGCTGGTGTATCACCCGCCGGGGTGGCCGGACAACCGGCTGATCCTGATGCGCTTCGTGATGGTGCATTGTGCGGCCGACACCGTTCCCCTGGGCATTACGGTGGAAATGAAAGATGCGGCCAAGTATCCGAACGATACCTGGCTGGAGATCGACGGCACGCTGTCGGCCCGCAAGTGGCCGGAAATCGACCGGGTGCCGCCGGTGAGCTGGTATTACGGCTATGAACTGAAGCCCGTGCTGATCGCCCACAGTGCGCAGAAAATTCCGGAACCGAAAGATCCTTATGAGTATCCCCCAAGCATCAACCTGGCAGGGGGAGGGAAGTAA
- a CDS encoding permease, with product MWQGAQTIFLSIVLESLPFILLGVLLSSLIQELVSQDAMLRLMPNNRVLAVVVAGLLGLVLPVCDCGTIPVARSLMRKGVSVSAAMAFTLAAPVVNPLTMTATYVAFGMNPAMMWARVAATFGISVVVGWFLLSIEAKAGRRAIAAKYELPVLELAATAAAPPPRRSARSVFSAVIGHAIIEFFEVGVFVILSAAVAALLQTFLPASVVTSIGHHPVWSVLAMMGLAILLSLCSEADAFVARSLAGLTTNGGVLGFLVIGQMIDLRNMFLLPRVFPRWAVKLAFCLVIVLTLGLGIWIN from the coding sequence ATGTGGCAAGGCGCACAGACGATTTTTTTGTCGATTGTGCTGGAATCGTTGCCGTTCATTCTGCTGGGCGTCCTGCTGTCCTCGCTGATCCAGGAACTGGTGTCGCAGGACGCCATGCTGCGATTGATGCCGAACAATCGGGTGCTCGCCGTAGTGGTTGCCGGCTTGCTGGGGCTGGTGCTGCCCGTTTGCGACTGCGGCACGATTCCGGTCGCCCGCAGCCTGATGCGAAAAGGGGTTTCCGTCTCGGCGGCGATGGCTTTTACGCTGGCGGCGCCGGTGGTCAACCCGTTGACGATGACGGCCACCTACGTGGCGTTCGGCATGAATCCCGCGATGATGTGGGCGCGGGTAGCGGCCACATTCGGAATCTCGGTTGTCGTCGGTTGGTTCCTGTTGTCGATCGAAGCGAAAGCCGGCAGACGGGCGATCGCTGCAAAGTATGAACTGCCTGTGTTGGAATTGGCGGCAACCGCTGCCGCCCCACCGCCTCGCCGGTCGGCCCGGAGTGTTTTCAGTGCGGTGATCGGACATGCGATCATCGAATTTTTCGAAGTCGGGGTGTTTGTCATTCTGAGCGCAGCGGTGGCTGCCCTGCTGCAAACGTTTTTACCAGCGTCGGTGGTGACTTCGATCGGGCACCATCCGGTCTGGTCGGTGCTGGCAATGATGGGGCTGGCGATTCTGCTGTCTCTCTGCTCGGAAGCGGACGCGTTTGTCGCCCGCTCGTTGGCGGGCCTGACCACCAACGGCGGCGTACTGGGATTTTTGGTGATCGGCCAGATGATCGATTTGCGGAACATGTTTTTGCTCCCTCGCGTGTTTCCCCGTTGGGCGGTGAAGCTCGCCTTCTGTCTGGTGATCGTGCTCACCCTCGGATTGGGAATCTGGATCAATTGA
- a CDS encoding LysR family transcriptional regulator, giving the protein MELRQLKYFIEVAKREHVTEAAHALHVAQSAVSRQIVNLEEELGVQLFIREGRNVRLTPVGKIFLEHIEMAMKEIDKAKQEIDEFLDPERGTIRVGFPSSLAAHTLPTVISAFRSQYPDVGFELRQGSLSYLRDAVIRGEIDLAFVGPVPTNDREVRGQIFFVEQIVALLPSHHPLAEQSAIRLYQLRNDSFVLFPTGFVLRKIVTDACQQVGFQPNVSFEGEDIDAIKGLVAAGLGVTLLPEVTLIDNTPRTTVKIPVIEPNVTRTVGVIIPNNRELAPSEKLFYEFLKEFFTALNKFSQ; this is encoded by the coding sequence ATGGAGTTGCGGCAGTTGAAATATTTTATTGAGGTAGCGAAACGGGAGCATGTGACGGAAGCGGCGCACGCTCTGCATGTGGCGCAATCGGCCGTCAGCCGGCAGATCGTCAATCTGGAAGAGGAGCTGGGGGTCCAGCTGTTCATCCGGGAGGGGCGGAATGTGCGGCTGACTCCGGTTGGCAAGATTTTTCTGGAGCACATCGAAATGGCGATGAAAGAGATCGACAAAGCGAAACAGGAGATCGACGAGTTTCTCGATCCGGAAAGGGGCACGATCCGCGTCGGCTTTCCCAGCAGCCTGGCGGCTCATACGCTGCCGACCGTAATCTCGGCGTTTCGTTCGCAGTACCCGGATGTCGGATTTGAATTGCGGCAAGGTTCCCTGTCCTATTTAAGGGACGCGGTGATCAGGGGGGAGATCGATCTGGCGTTTGTCGGTCCCGTACCGACAAATGACAGGGAGGTGCGCGGGCAGATTTTTTTCGTCGAGCAAATCGTCGCCCTGCTGCCTTCCCACCACCCGCTGGCCGAGCAATCGGCGATCCGTCTGTACCAACTGCGCAACGATTCGTTCGTGCTGTTTCCCACTGGCTTTGTCCTGAGGAAAATCGTGACGGATGCGTGCCAGCAGGTGGGCTTCCAACCGAACGTATCGTTTGAAGGGGAGGATATTGACGCGATCAAAGGGTTGGTCGCCGCCGGGCTGGGGGTGACGCTGCTGCCGGAAGTGACGCTGATCGACAACACACCGCGCACAACCGTTAAAATTCCAGTGATCGAACCGAACGTGACGCGCACGGTCGGCGTCATCATTCCCAACAACCGTGAGCTGGCGCCTTCGGAAAAGCTGTTCTACGAGTTTCTGAAGGAATTTTTCACCGCTCTCAACAAGTTCAGCCAGTGA